From one Brachypodium distachyon strain Bd21 chromosome 4, Brachypodium_distachyon_v3.0, whole genome shotgun sequence genomic stretch:
- the LOC100821037 gene encoding F-box/SPRY domain-containing protein 1, translating into MAPPPQKEGEVATPAALRAPAHVIARVFSQLDCVDLLSCSLVCRQWYRDSEELREEWRKEYLETWNLQGLSFQRQTQPPCPTCSIRSLRTWCP; encoded by the exons ATGGCGCCACCGCCACAAAAGGAAGGGGAGGTCGCGACGCCGGCCGCGCTGCGCGCCCCGGCGCACGTGATCGCGCGGGTCTTCTCGCAGCTGGACTGCGTCGACCTCCTCAGCTGCTCCCTCGTCTGCAG GCAATGGTACCGCGATTCTGAGGAGCTACGGGAAGAGTGGAGAAAGGAGTACCTGGAGACCTGGAATCTGCAGGGCCTCAGCTTCCAACGCCAGACGCAACCGCCATGCCCGACTTGCTCGATCAGAAGCCTGCGAACCTGGTGCCCTTGA
- the LOC100833321 gene encoding mitochondrial outer membrane porin, with the protein MVGPGLYTEIGKKTRDLLYRDYQTDHKFTLTTYTANGVAITATSSKKADLIFGEIQSQIKNKGVTVDVKANSASNVITTVTVDELAAPGLKTIFSFAIPDQRSGKLELQYLHDYAGINASIGLTANPVVNLSGSFGTNALAVGADVSLDTATKNFTKYNAGLSFTNDDLTASLNLNNKGDSLTASYYHFVEKSTKTAVGAELTHSFSSNENTLIFGTQHTLDPLTLVKARINNSGKASALIQHEFRPRSLCTISAEVDTKAIEKSSKVGIAVALKP; encoded by the exons ATGGTTGGGCCAGGCCTCTACACCGAGATCGGCAAGAAGACCAGGG ATCTGCTCTACAGGGACTACCAGACCGACCACAAGTTCACCCTCACCACCTACACCGCCAATGGCGTC GCAATTACTGCTACAAGTTCAAAGAAGGCTGATCTGATATTTGGTGAGATCCAATCACAGATAAAGAACAAGGGCGTCACTGTTGATGTGAAGGCAAACTCAGCCTCAAAT GTCATTACTACAGTTACCGTTGATGAGCTTGCAGCGCCAGGACTGAAGACCATCTTCAGCTTTGCTATTCCTGATCAGAGATCTGGAAAG cttgAGCTTCAGTACTTGCATGATTATGCTGGTATTAATGCAAGCATTGGATTGACTGCCAATCCTGTAGTCAACCTATCTGGCTCGTTTGGAACTAATGCTCTAGCTGTTGGTGCTGATGTTTCACTTGATACTGCCACGAAGAATTTCACCAAATACAACGCTGGTCTTAGCTTCACTAATGATGATCTCACTGCATCCCTGAACCT GAACAACAAGGGAGACAGCCTCACCGCATCCTATTACCACTTTGTTGAGAAATCCACAAAGACAGCTGTTGGAGCGGAGCTGACCCACAGCTTCTCAAGCAATGAGAACACCCTCATCTTCGGTACCCAGCATACTCTGGACCCACTCACCCTTGTGAAGGCCCGCATCAACAACTCTGGCAAGGCCAGCGCTTTGATCCAGCACGAGTTCAGGCCAAGGTCTCTGTGCACAATCTCAGCAGAAGTCGACACCAAGGCCATCGAGAAGAGCTCGAAGGTTGGCATTGCAGTGGCCCTGAAGCCTTGA
- the LOC100833004 gene encoding isochorismate synthase 1, chloroplastic isoform X3, whose amino-acid sequence MSSVIYSCATYPHENRLLSPSVSLPTKRLRPWGTSVSTLSRSSPLVLQYVDTLGGHIIGNGAAVVALLLRPPPPLPPGVHGEVGRWVRPSCALSMNGCASGTGTGDAVSIRETRALPAASAPQEAVGQLRAAVAALHTDPPASSSGIIRIEVPIRQRGDAIEWLHAQSSLPRCFFSARAPLPDRPPPFNGNGNGLIKAEQSWQQPVSVAGVGSAVFFRGTDPFSLRDWRAIKRFLSRDCPLIRAYGAIRFDATSDTSVEWEDYGSFYFIVPQVEFSELEESSVLATTIAWDDSLSWTWQNAVNELQSTLQKISPCSVKVNKSSLQTTIINLNHVPTKASWDVAVTKALQMIKRRQRELVKVVLARCSRYITDTCIDPLELLACLKVEGQNAYQFCIQPPDAPAFVGNSPEQLFHRKYLDISSEALAGTRARGKTRADDFQIGQDLLLRFRFPLASKRILNLP is encoded by the exons ATGTCGAGTGTAATTTACAGTTGTGCCACTTATCCCCATGAGAATCGTCTCTTATCTCCTTCCGTTTCCCTCCCGACGAAACGTTTACGCCCGTGGGGTACTAGTGTCTCGAcgttgtcgcgctcttctcCTCTTGTCCTTCAATACGTGGACACGCTCGGCGGGCACATCATCGGcaatggcgccgccgtcgtcgctctactcctccggccgcctcctcccctcccgccCGGCGTCCATGGCGAG GTTGGGAGGTGGGTCCGGCCGTCGTGCGCCCTGTCCATGAACGGCTGCGCGTCCGGCACTGGCACCGGCGACGCGGTGAGCATTCGCGAGACGCGAGCGCTGCCGGCCGCGTCGGCGCCGCAGGAGGCCGTGGGGCAGCTcagggccgccgtggccgcgctCCACACCGacccgccggcctcctcctccggcatcATCCGCATCgag GTGCCGATTCGGCAGCGAGGGGACGCCATCGAGTGGCTGCACGCGCAGAGCTCGCTGCCGCGCTGCTTCTTCTCCGCCcgggcgccgctgccggacaggccgccgcccttcaacggcaacggcaacggccTGATCAAGGCGGAGCAGAGCTGGCAGCAGCCGGTCAGCGTCGCCGGCGTGGGCTCGGCGGTCTTCTTCCGAGGGACGGACCCTTTCTCCCTCCGTGACTGGCGCGCCATCAAGAG ATTCCTTTCGAGGGATTGCCCGCTGATCCGCGCCTACGGCGCCATCCGTTTTGACGCCACGAGCGACACCTCCGTCGAATGGGAGGACTACGGTTCATTTTACTTCATTGTTCCACAG GTTGAGTTCAGTGAGCTCGAGGAGAGCTCGGTTCTTGCGACGACCATTGCGTGGGATGACTCACTTTCTTGGACATGGCAGAACGCCGTCAACGAGCTGCAGTCTACATTGCAGAAG ATATCGCCTTGTTCAGTTAAGGTCAACAAGTCCAGTCTGCAAACGACCATTATAAATCTTAATCATGTTCCTACCAAGGCGTCTTGGGACGTTGCTGTTACGAAAGCTCTTCAGATGATCAAAAGGAGGCAAAGGGAATTAGTGAAG GTTGTACTTGCAAGGTGCAGCAGATACATTACTGATACTTGCATTGACCCTTTGGAGCTGTTAGCTTGTCTAAAG GTTGAGGGCCAAAATGCCTACCAGTTCTGCATACAGCCACCTGATGCTCCTGCATTTGTTGGAAATAGT CCAGAGCAACTATTTCACCGGAAATACTTGGACATTTCTAGCGAGGCTTTAGCTGGTACGCGAGCAAGAGGGAAAACAAGGGCTGATGATTTTCAAATTGGTCAGGATTTGCTTCTAAGGTTTCGTTTCCCTCTTG CATCAAAGAGGATACTGAATTTACCATAG
- the LOC100833004 gene encoding isochorismate synthase 1, chloroplastic isoform X4 — protein sequence MSSVIYSCATYPHENRLLSPSVSLPTKRLRPWGTSVSTLSRSSPLVLQYVDTLGGHIIGNGAAVVALLLRPPPPLPPGVHGEVGRWVRPSCALSMNGCASGTGTGDAVSIRETRALPAASAPQEAVGQLRAAVAALHTDPPASSSGIIRIEVPIRQRGDAIEWLHAQSSLPRCFFSARAPLPDRPPPFNGNGNGLIKAEQSWQQPVSVAGVGSAVFFRGTDPFSLRDWRAIKRFLSRDCPLIRAYGAIRFDATSDTSVEWEDYGSFYFIVPQVEFSELEESSVLATTIAWDDSLSWTWQNAVNELQSTLQKISPCSVKVNKSSLQTTIINLNHVPTKASWDVAVTKALQMIKRRQRELVKVVLARCSRYITDTCIDPLELLACLKVEGQNAYQFCIQPPDAPAFVGNSPEQLFHRKYLDISSEALAGTRARGKTRADDFQIASKRILNLP from the exons ATGTCGAGTGTAATTTACAGTTGTGCCACTTATCCCCATGAGAATCGTCTCTTATCTCCTTCCGTTTCCCTCCCGACGAAACGTTTACGCCCGTGGGGTACTAGTGTCTCGAcgttgtcgcgctcttctcCTCTTGTCCTTCAATACGTGGACACGCTCGGCGGGCACATCATCGGcaatggcgccgccgtcgtcgctctactcctccggccgcctcctcccctcccgccCGGCGTCCATGGCGAG GTTGGGAGGTGGGTCCGGCCGTCGTGCGCCCTGTCCATGAACGGCTGCGCGTCCGGCACTGGCACCGGCGACGCGGTGAGCATTCGCGAGACGCGAGCGCTGCCGGCCGCGTCGGCGCCGCAGGAGGCCGTGGGGCAGCTcagggccgccgtggccgcgctCCACACCGacccgccggcctcctcctccggcatcATCCGCATCgag GTGCCGATTCGGCAGCGAGGGGACGCCATCGAGTGGCTGCACGCGCAGAGCTCGCTGCCGCGCTGCTTCTTCTCCGCCcgggcgccgctgccggacaggccgccgcccttcaacggcaacggcaacggccTGATCAAGGCGGAGCAGAGCTGGCAGCAGCCGGTCAGCGTCGCCGGCGTGGGCTCGGCGGTCTTCTTCCGAGGGACGGACCCTTTCTCCCTCCGTGACTGGCGCGCCATCAAGAG ATTCCTTTCGAGGGATTGCCCGCTGATCCGCGCCTACGGCGCCATCCGTTTTGACGCCACGAGCGACACCTCCGTCGAATGGGAGGACTACGGTTCATTTTACTTCATTGTTCCACAG GTTGAGTTCAGTGAGCTCGAGGAGAGCTCGGTTCTTGCGACGACCATTGCGTGGGATGACTCACTTTCTTGGACATGGCAGAACGCCGTCAACGAGCTGCAGTCTACATTGCAGAAG ATATCGCCTTGTTCAGTTAAGGTCAACAAGTCCAGTCTGCAAACGACCATTATAAATCTTAATCATGTTCCTACCAAGGCGTCTTGGGACGTTGCTGTTACGAAAGCTCTTCAGATGATCAAAAGGAGGCAAAGGGAATTAGTGAAG GTTGTACTTGCAAGGTGCAGCAGATACATTACTGATACTTGCATTGACCCTTTGGAGCTGTTAGCTTGTCTAAAG GTTGAGGGCCAAAATGCCTACCAGTTCTGCATACAGCCACCTGATGCTCCTGCATTTGTTGGAAATAGT CCAGAGCAACTATTTCACCGGAAATACTTGGACATTTCTAGCGAGGCTTTAGCTGGTACGCGAGCAAGAGGGAAAACAAGGGCTGATGATTTTCAAATTG CATCAAAGAGGATACTGAATTTACCATAG
- the LOC100833004 gene encoding isochorismate synthase 1, chloroplastic isoform X1 has product MSSVIYSCATYPHENRLLSPSVSLPTKRLRPWGTSVSTLSRSSPLVLQYVDTLGGHIIGNGAAVVALLLRPPPPLPPGVHGEVGRWVRPSCALSMNGCASGTGTGDAVSIRETRALPAASAPQEAVGQLRAAVAALHTDPPASSSGIIRIEVPIRQRGDAIEWLHAQSSLPRCFFSARAPLPDRPPPFNGNGNGLIKAEQSWQQPVSVAGVGSAVFFRGTDPFSLRDWRAIKRFLSRDCPLIRAYGAIRFDATSDTSVEWEDYGSFYFIVPQVEFSELEESSVLATTIAWDDSLSWTWQNAVNELQSTLQKISPCSVKVNKSSLQTTIINLNHVPTKASWDVAVTKALQMIKRRQRELVKVVLARCSRYITDTCIDPLELLACLKVEGQNAYQFCIQPPDAPAFVGNSPEQLFHRKYLDISSEALAGTRARGKTRADDFQIGQDLLLSIKEDTEFTIVRDSIKKKLEMICDEVVVHPSKALRKLPRVQHLSAQLAARLRSEDDEFDILNALHPSPAVCGLPTEEARQFIRDYEIFDRGMYAGPVGWFGGAESEFAVGIRSALLGKGHSTLVYAGAGIVEGTNPSFEWDELDLKASQFAKLLQYQEQHICYQEVGNMGH; this is encoded by the exons ATGTCGAGTGTAATTTACAGTTGTGCCACTTATCCCCATGAGAATCGTCTCTTATCTCCTTCCGTTTCCCTCCCGACGAAACGTTTACGCCCGTGGGGTACTAGTGTCTCGAcgttgtcgcgctcttctcCTCTTGTCCTTCAATACGTGGACACGCTCGGCGGGCACATCATCGGcaatggcgccgccgtcgtcgctctactcctccggccgcctcctcccctcccgccCGGCGTCCATGGCGAG GTTGGGAGGTGGGTCCGGCCGTCGTGCGCCCTGTCCATGAACGGCTGCGCGTCCGGCACTGGCACCGGCGACGCGGTGAGCATTCGCGAGACGCGAGCGCTGCCGGCCGCGTCGGCGCCGCAGGAGGCCGTGGGGCAGCTcagggccgccgtggccgcgctCCACACCGacccgccggcctcctcctccggcatcATCCGCATCgag GTGCCGATTCGGCAGCGAGGGGACGCCATCGAGTGGCTGCACGCGCAGAGCTCGCTGCCGCGCTGCTTCTTCTCCGCCcgggcgccgctgccggacaggccgccgcccttcaacggcaacggcaacggccTGATCAAGGCGGAGCAGAGCTGGCAGCAGCCGGTCAGCGTCGCCGGCGTGGGCTCGGCGGTCTTCTTCCGAGGGACGGACCCTTTCTCCCTCCGTGACTGGCGCGCCATCAAGAG ATTCCTTTCGAGGGATTGCCCGCTGATCCGCGCCTACGGCGCCATCCGTTTTGACGCCACGAGCGACACCTCCGTCGAATGGGAGGACTACGGTTCATTTTACTTCATTGTTCCACAG GTTGAGTTCAGTGAGCTCGAGGAGAGCTCGGTTCTTGCGACGACCATTGCGTGGGATGACTCACTTTCTTGGACATGGCAGAACGCCGTCAACGAGCTGCAGTCTACATTGCAGAAG ATATCGCCTTGTTCAGTTAAGGTCAACAAGTCCAGTCTGCAAACGACCATTATAAATCTTAATCATGTTCCTACCAAGGCGTCTTGGGACGTTGCTGTTACGAAAGCTCTTCAGATGATCAAAAGGAGGCAAAGGGAATTAGTGAAG GTTGTACTTGCAAGGTGCAGCAGATACATTACTGATACTTGCATTGACCCTTTGGAGCTGTTAGCTTGTCTAAAG GTTGAGGGCCAAAATGCCTACCAGTTCTGCATACAGCCACCTGATGCTCCTGCATTTGTTGGAAATAGT CCAGAGCAACTATTTCACCGGAAATACTTGGACATTTCTAGCGAGGCTTTAGCTGGTACGCGAGCAAGAGGGAAAACAAGGGCTGATGATTTTCAAATTGGTCAGGATTTGCTTCTAAG CATCAAAGAGGATACTGAATTTACCATAGTACGGGACAGCATAAAGAAGAAGCTTGAG ATGATCTGTGATGAGGTTGTTGTCCATCCCAGCAAGGCCCTTCGGAAACTTCCAAGAGTACAACACCTGTCAGCTCAGTTAGCTGCAAGATTAAGAagcgaagatgatgag TTTGACATCCTAAATGCTCTTCATCCAAGCCCAGCTGTTTGTGGTTTGCCCACTGAAGAGGCGCGTCAATTCATACGAGATTATG AAATTTTTGACCGTGGAATGTATGCTGGACCTGTTGGTTGGTTTGGAGGAGCTGAAAGCGAGTTTGCTGTTGGGATTAGATCAGCACTACTTGGAAAA GGTCATAGCACTTTAGTTTATGCCGGTGCCGGGATTGTTGAAGGTACAAATCCATCTTTTGAATGGGATGAACTTGATCTCAAAGCATCTCAG TTCGCAAAGTTGTTACAGTACCAAGAACAACATATTTGCTACCAAGAGGTGGGAAACATGGGACATTGA
- the LOC100833004 gene encoding isochorismate synthase 1, chloroplastic isoform X2, whose protein sequence is MAPPSSLYSSGRLLPSRPASMARLVGRWVRPSCALSMNGCASGTGTGDAVSIRETRALPAASAPQEAVGQLRAAVAALHTDPPASSSGIIRIEVPIRQRGDAIEWLHAQSSLPRCFFSARAPLPDRPPPFNGNGNGLIKAEQSWQQPVSVAGVGSAVFFRGTDPFSLRDWRAIKRFLSRDCPLIRAYGAIRFDATSDTSVEWEDYGSFYFIVPQVEFSELEESSVLATTIAWDDSLSWTWQNAVNELQSTLQKISPCSVKVNKSSLQTTIINLNHVPTKASWDVAVTKALQMIKRRQRELVKVVLARCSRYITDTCIDPLELLACLKVEGQNAYQFCIQPPDAPAFVGNSPEQLFHRKYLDISSEALAGTRARGKTRADDFQIGQDLLLSIKEDTEFTIVRDSIKKKLEMICDEVVVHPSKALRKLPRVQHLSAQLAARLRSEDDEFDILNALHPSPAVCGLPTEEARQFIRDYEIFDRGMYAGPVGWFGGAESEFAVGIRSALLGKGHSTLVYAGAGIVEGTNPSFEWDELDLKASQFAKLLQYQEQHICYQEVGNMGH, encoded by the exons atggcgccgccgtcgtcgctctactcctccggccgcctcctcccctcccgccCGGCGTCCATGGCGAGGCTC GTTGGGAGGTGGGTCCGGCCGTCGTGCGCCCTGTCCATGAACGGCTGCGCGTCCGGCACTGGCACCGGCGACGCGGTGAGCATTCGCGAGACGCGAGCGCTGCCGGCCGCGTCGGCGCCGCAGGAGGCCGTGGGGCAGCTcagggccgccgtggccgcgctCCACACCGacccgccggcctcctcctccggcatcATCCGCATCgag GTGCCGATTCGGCAGCGAGGGGACGCCATCGAGTGGCTGCACGCGCAGAGCTCGCTGCCGCGCTGCTTCTTCTCCGCCcgggcgccgctgccggacaggccgccgcccttcaacggcaacggcaacggccTGATCAAGGCGGAGCAGAGCTGGCAGCAGCCGGTCAGCGTCGCCGGCGTGGGCTCGGCGGTCTTCTTCCGAGGGACGGACCCTTTCTCCCTCCGTGACTGGCGCGCCATCAAGAG ATTCCTTTCGAGGGATTGCCCGCTGATCCGCGCCTACGGCGCCATCCGTTTTGACGCCACGAGCGACACCTCCGTCGAATGGGAGGACTACGGTTCATTTTACTTCATTGTTCCACAG GTTGAGTTCAGTGAGCTCGAGGAGAGCTCGGTTCTTGCGACGACCATTGCGTGGGATGACTCACTTTCTTGGACATGGCAGAACGCCGTCAACGAGCTGCAGTCTACATTGCAGAAG ATATCGCCTTGTTCAGTTAAGGTCAACAAGTCCAGTCTGCAAACGACCATTATAAATCTTAATCATGTTCCTACCAAGGCGTCTTGGGACGTTGCTGTTACGAAAGCTCTTCAGATGATCAAAAGGAGGCAAAGGGAATTAGTGAAG GTTGTACTTGCAAGGTGCAGCAGATACATTACTGATACTTGCATTGACCCTTTGGAGCTGTTAGCTTGTCTAAAG GTTGAGGGCCAAAATGCCTACCAGTTCTGCATACAGCCACCTGATGCTCCTGCATTTGTTGGAAATAGT CCAGAGCAACTATTTCACCGGAAATACTTGGACATTTCTAGCGAGGCTTTAGCTGGTACGCGAGCAAGAGGGAAAACAAGGGCTGATGATTTTCAAATTGGTCAGGATTTGCTTCTAAG CATCAAAGAGGATACTGAATTTACCATAGTACGGGACAGCATAAAGAAGAAGCTTGAG ATGATCTGTGATGAGGTTGTTGTCCATCCCAGCAAGGCCCTTCGGAAACTTCCAAGAGTACAACACCTGTCAGCTCAGTTAGCTGCAAGATTAAGAagcgaagatgatgag TTTGACATCCTAAATGCTCTTCATCCAAGCCCAGCTGTTTGTGGTTTGCCCACTGAAGAGGCGCGTCAATTCATACGAGATTATG AAATTTTTGACCGTGGAATGTATGCTGGACCTGTTGGTTGGTTTGGAGGAGCTGAAAGCGAGTTTGCTGTTGGGATTAGATCAGCACTACTTGGAAAA GGTCATAGCACTTTAGTTTATGCCGGTGCCGGGATTGTTGAAGGTACAAATCCATCTTTTGAATGGGATGAACTTGATCTCAAAGCATCTCAG TTCGCAAAGTTGTTACAGTACCAAGAACAACATATTTGCTACCAAGAGGTGGGAAACATGGGACATTGA
- the LOC100833938 gene encoding uncharacterized protein At4g33100: MVFGRSKSSSSAPAAASSAAAAACSELRAAYHECFNRWYAEKFAKGQWHKDDCVGEWHKYRACLEEHLEDKHLRQILLESETSYCVQLDPDSSSGQGAASAK, from the exons ATGGTATTCGGCCGGAGCAAGTCGTCTTCGTCCGCACCGGCCGCTGCCTCgtcggctgctgcggcggcgtgcTCGGAGCTTCGAGCGGCGTACCATGAGTGCTTCAACCGGTGGTACGCGGAGAAGTTCGCCAAGGGGCAGTGGCACAAGGACGATTGCGTCGGCGAGTGGCACAAGTACCGCGCGTGCCTCGAG GAACATCTCGAAGACAAGCATCTTAGGCAAATCCTATTGGAGTCAGAAACTTCCTACTGTGTCCAGCTTGATCCTGATTCTTCTTCAGGACAAGGTGCAGCCTCTGCAAAATGA
- the LOC100833627 gene encoding uncharacterized protein LOC100833627, with amino-acid sequence MVLRRAAVESPKKVAALVDLVNLPTALREFAGGRSQMSHLSFFLGVWSHIKNNNLQDPTNRNIVNCDEKLKTVLVGRSKVELSELPMLVKLHFPKVFK; translated from the exons ATGGTGCTGCGACGGGCGGCGGTGGAGTCACCGAAGAAGGTGGCGGCTCTGGTGGACCTGGTGAACCTGCCGACGGCGCTGCGAGAGTTCGCGGGCGGGCGGTCCCAGATGTCCcacctctccttcttcctcggcgtCTGGTCACACATCAAGAATAACAACCTCCAG GACCCAACAAATAGGAACATTGTAAACTGTGATGAGAAGCTGAAAACTGTATTGGTGGGCAGGTCCAAAGTGGAGCTCTCTGAACTCCCAATGCTTGTCAAGCTGCATTTTCCAAAAGTTTTCAAGTGA